A genomic stretch from Sphingobacterium sp. ML3W includes:
- a CDS encoding hybrid sensor histidine kinase/response regulator transcription factor, with protein MKKLLIVLILIWQCLTVSGQVNRTHFFSLPEGLTNQQVLDIVHDDEGFMWVATELGLNRFAGKSFKPYYASKKKDGHTVNSNEINTLLHDNKKLYIGTRADGLNVLDLTTNKFSYYVHDPADPKSIATNDITDMIRAGDGGLWLATYHQGIQHFDPVRKEFQHFNRSNLPGLPENSIWSLAEDRKGMLYVGHVKEGMTILDPVRRSLKHLTYQNSGAELPDNEVKVLFCDQYENIWIGTRKGLAVYHTSSGQLKHISLSASSKNGNEPFIYAIKEFGGKLWIGAESSQLFVIQPDYGYDKRVEGVRQIQLFDLGKGNNSMVQHITPDKFGNVWLALYGGGVGVISHIKPFFNVFPTKALLADQLATVSNIIVRSADAVWLTTEGSGIVEMGKNGRLLKWMTQKNGSPDDFILAAFKDHNQHVWLGLRKGGVAVCYAGSTTWHTIDLGEPVSEVRAIYEDRRGAIWIAAYQGLFIYDPQNHSVQKLLINDPMLGDYAPRALVEDGQDNMWVGTYGQGLYVYNGNRQLIRKMDSGNGLRNNTVNHLLCDKNNNIWIATNQGIALQEAQRGIGELTILMPPGDDAWLFVNGLSEDQNGHIWCSTKSGMLRFLPKEKRFLQYDQSFGLPLGGFINGSVGRDLAGRLYFGMQDGICYFDPNEIPSKLPKSPIRLSRFIVFRSGESNAQEDKYLTSSDEIRLDHNENSFRIELAVMDYALDGLVEFGYRLQGLNNDWIFLGNETNLDFRNVPYGDHELLIRTRMKNGQWSQSFKRLLIKIKPPFYLSLPAKVTYFLIFLLVIYTLIFFYVKRIKAESELRLKERQHLQDEQLHSERMNFYTHITHELRTPLTLILGPLDDLSHDEQLSPRNKGLVHTIQKSANRLFTLVNQLLEFRKVESQFKPLVLEAGTLSDMLTDIVDKYRTLNNKPNVEICANLPETDYRTLFDAEIIQLIVDNLLSNAYKYTDSGHIRLGLKYEQSNLTHWAVLSIEDTGRGIPADQMDRIFDKFYQIPGRGIHGTGIGLALVKELTAIHHGKIEIKSMEGAGTTVSVRFLANKVGVDNPKIVELIAESDHIAMDLSRPLILLVEDDPDLRAYLGDTLCSNYEVLLAENGAVGLEIAQNRIPDLLISDIMMPDMDGFMLAEKLKAERSTSHIPLILLTAKDTDLDRQRGYDLGVDSYLTKPIGTALLLKRIDNLLRKQKVMNNAILQKIKLDQPTDFVEDRQTEKDELWRENAFVQDFVAIVEQHMQDEVLDATTLAEKMNMSQSTLYRKLKGITGKNINQLVRKIRIHKAAELLRSGAYNVTEVSFMVGINSAIYFRQCFKEEFGQLPSEYQKSGAKS; from the coding sequence ATGAAGAAATTGTTGATAGTTCTCATCTTAATATGGCAATGCCTAACAGTATCTGGACAAGTGAATCGGACTCATTTTTTTTCGCTGCCCGAAGGTCTGACAAACCAGCAGGTGCTGGATATTGTACATGACGACGAGGGCTTCATGTGGGTTGCGACAGAACTTGGATTAAACCGATTTGCTGGCAAGTCATTCAAGCCTTACTATGCTTCTAAAAAGAAAGATGGGCACACCGTCAATAGCAACGAGATCAATACGCTGCTCCATGACAATAAGAAGCTGTATATCGGCACACGCGCTGATGGTCTGAATGTCCTTGATTTAACGACAAATAAATTCAGCTATTATGTGCACGATCCGGCTGATCCAAAATCCATTGCTACAAATGATATTACGGATATGATCCGTGCCGGGGATGGCGGTCTATGGCTAGCGACTTATCATCAGGGGATTCAGCATTTCGATCCGGTCAGAAAAGAATTTCAACACTTCAATAGAAGCAACTTACCGGGTTTACCGGAAAACAGTATATGGTCCTTGGCCGAAGACCGGAAAGGAATGCTCTATGTGGGCCATGTCAAAGAAGGAATGACGATCTTGGATCCGGTACGCCGATCTTTAAAACATTTGACTTACCAAAATTCCGGAGCTGAATTGCCTGATAACGAGGTTAAAGTTTTGTTTTGTGATCAATATGAGAATATTTGGATCGGCACCCGGAAAGGGCTTGCCGTCTACCATACCTCGAGTGGTCAGCTAAAGCATATATCTTTGTCTGCGTCGTCAAAAAATGGAAATGAACCCTTTATTTATGCAATTAAAGAATTTGGGGGCAAGCTTTGGATAGGAGCAGAATCGTCTCAGCTTTTTGTAATACAACCGGACTATGGATATGACAAAAGGGTCGAAGGAGTCAGGCAAATACAGCTTTTTGACCTGGGAAAGGGAAATAATTCAATGGTCCAGCATATTACACCGGACAAATTTGGGAATGTCTGGCTCGCGCTATATGGCGGTGGTGTGGGGGTGATCAGCCATATCAAACCTTTTTTTAATGTTTTCCCGACAAAAGCTTTATTGGCGGATCAGCTAGCAACAGTGAGCAATATTATTGTCCGAAGTGCAGACGCAGTCTGGTTGACGACCGAAGGCTCCGGAATCGTAGAGATGGGCAAAAATGGCAGATTACTCAAATGGATGACACAAAAGAACGGCAGTCCTGATGATTTTATATTGGCTGCATTTAAGGATCATAACCAGCATGTCTGGTTAGGTTTACGAAAAGGCGGTGTTGCAGTTTGCTATGCCGGATCCACAACATGGCATACGATAGATCTTGGAGAGCCAGTGTCGGAGGTTCGCGCGATTTATGAAGATCGCCGTGGTGCCATCTGGATTGCTGCATACCAAGGCCTGTTTATCTATGACCCGCAAAATCATAGTGTACAAAAATTACTGATCAACGATCCGATGCTGGGAGACTATGCTCCTCGAGCGCTTGTCGAGGACGGGCAGGATAATATGTGGGTAGGAACCTATGGACAGGGGCTCTATGTGTATAATGGTAATCGACAGCTGATTCGGAAAATGGATAGCGGCAATGGATTGCGCAATAATACCGTCAATCATTTGCTATGTGATAAAAATAATAATATCTGGATTGCGACAAATCAGGGAATAGCTTTGCAGGAAGCGCAACGAGGAATTGGTGAATTAACAATTTTAATGCCTCCGGGAGACGATGCCTGGCTGTTTGTCAATGGCCTTTCGGAAGATCAAAATGGGCATATCTGGTGTTCGACCAAGTCGGGAATGCTACGCTTTTTACCCAAGGAAAAACGCTTTTTGCAATACGATCAGTCATTCGGCCTGCCACTGGGAGGTTTTATAAATGGAAGTGTAGGGCGGGATCTGGCAGGACGCCTGTATTTCGGGATGCAAGACGGCATATGTTATTTTGATCCGAATGAAATCCCCTCTAAACTACCAAAATCTCCGATTCGGCTGAGCCGATTTATTGTTTTCCGCTCCGGCGAATCGAATGCACAGGAAGACAAATATCTTACATCATCCGATGAGATCAGGCTTGATCATAACGAGAATAGCTTTCGTATTGAGCTTGCGGTCATGGACTATGCGCTAGATGGATTGGTCGAGTTTGGATATCGGCTTCAGGGGCTTAATAACGACTGGATTTTTCTGGGCAACGAAACTAATCTTGATTTTCGGAATGTCCCCTATGGAGATCATGAACTGTTGATTCGCACACGCATGAAAAATGGGCAATGGTCTCAGTCCTTTAAACGTTTACTGATTAAGATCAAACCACCTTTTTATCTGAGTCTGCCCGCAAAGGTTACTTATTTTCTGATCTTTTTGCTGGTCATTTATACCCTTATTTTCTTTTACGTCAAAAGAATAAAGGCCGAGTCCGAACTGAGACTCAAAGAGCGACAGCACCTTCAGGATGAACAGTTGCATAGCGAGCGCATGAATTTCTATACCCATATCACGCATGAACTGCGCACGCCGTTAACACTCATATTAGGGCCTCTCGACGATTTGTCTCACGATGAGCAATTATCTCCCAGAAACAAGGGATTAGTCCATACGATTCAAAAAAGTGCCAATAGGCTTTTTACATTGGTTAACCAGCTTCTGGAGTTCAGGAAGGTCGAATCGCAGTTTAAACCGCTTGTACTTGAAGCGGGGACCTTGAGTGATATGCTTACCGATATCGTGGATAAGTATCGAACCTTAAATAACAAACCAAACGTTGAGATATGTGCAAATTTGCCCGAAACAGATTACCGTACTTTATTTGATGCAGAGATCATACAGTTGATTGTAGATAATTTGCTTTCTAACGCCTATAAATATACCGATTCGGGCCATATTAGGCTGGGTCTTAAGTACGAACAATCAAATTTAACCCATTGGGCAGTATTATCCATTGAAGACACGGGGCGCGGGATTCCGGCGGACCAAATGGATCGAATTTTCGATAAGTTCTATCAGATTCCCGGCAGGGGAATCCACGGAACGGGCATAGGTCTGGCCCTGGTCAAAGAATTGACGGCTATCCATCACGGTAAGATCGAGATTAAAAGCATGGAAGGAGCGGGAACGACGGTATCAGTCCGGTTTTTAGCAAACAAAGTCGGCGTTGATAACCCAAAAATAGTGGAATTGATCGCGGAATCTGATCATATAGCTATGGACCTAAGTCGCCCATTGATCCTTTTGGTTGAAGATGATCCTGATTTACGCGCCTATCTGGGAGATACCTTATGCTCAAATTACGAAGTTTTGCTTGCTGAAAATGGAGCAGTTGGATTGGAAATTGCACAAAATAGGATACCCGATCTTCTAATAAGCGACATTATGATGCCCGATATGGATGGTTTTATGCTGGCTGAAAAATTGAAGGCTGAGCGTTCGACAAGCCATATACCATTAATCCTGTTGACGGCGAAAGATACGGATCTGGACAGGCAGCGGGGGTATGACCTCGGAGTAGATTCGTATCTCACAAAACCGATCGGTACAGCCTTATTGCTCAAACGTATTGATAACCTGTTGCGCAAACAGAAGGTCATGAACAATGCTATTTTACAGAAAATCAAATTGGATCAGCCAACGGATTTTGTAGAAGACCGGCAGACCGAAAAAGATGAGTTATGGCGTGAAAATGCATTTGTTCAGGATTTTGTGGCAATCGTAGAACAGCATATGCAAGATGAGGTATTAGATGCCACTACCCTGGCAGAAAAGATGAATATGAGCCAATCAACCTTATATCGTAAACTAAAAGGTATTACTGGGAAGAATATCAATCAACTGGTGCGTAAAATACGGATACATAAAGCCGCTGAGCTGTTACGTTCGGGAGCATACAATGTGACCGAAGTTTCTTTTATGGTCGGA
- a CDS encoding glycoside hydrolase family 97 protein translates to MKYKMYLLTVKKRIALGALLMLLFSGLRAQELRVAGPDGKLEVNLSLVEGKLYYRVNLAGQEMLERSPLGLRGDKVDLASNLHLLASDSRAIDQTYEEPKIKRRLVHYQANELLCTLENNLKQRLVVIFRVSNNDIAFRYGIPQEGEPANFRVEEEMSGFKFPASTTTFLTAQATPMIGWKKTKPSYEEAYVPDQAMGVPSQYGVGYTFPALFHVGSRGWVLLSETGSNGSYCGTKLSEGTKSGFYKIAFPEQGENNGIGDRGPTLVLPGFTPWRTITVGNTLKPIVETTVPFDVVEPQYAASKPYTFGRATWSWLEWQDGSINFEDQKKFIDLSAALGYEFVLVDNWWDKQIGHHKIEELVAYGQKKAVGLCLWYNSNGYWNDAPQTPKNRMNTAIARKKEMAWMQSIGIKGIKVDFFGGDKQQTLQLYEDILADANEYGLTVIFHGCTLPRGWERMYPNFVGSEAVLASENLIFTQDANDNEAFNATLHPFIRNAVGAMDFGPVLLNKRHNRENNGGTIRKTTETFQLATAVLFQTPVQNFGLTPNNLLDMPTHVIDFMKQVPTVWDETRFVDGYPGKYVVLARRKKEQWYIAAVNAEGKEKTIEVALPMLSEKVVQYIGDNKSRGSEQKTIRLSREKTVRLTLQSGGGALLYGK, encoded by the coding sequence ATGAAATATAAGATGTATTTATTGACCGTAAAAAAACGAATCGCTCTTGGCGCATTGTTAATGCTACTGTTTTCAGGCTTGCGTGCACAAGAACTACGGGTAGCCGGACCGGACGGAAAATTGGAGGTCAACTTATCGTTAGTGGAGGGCAAGCTTTATTATCGCGTGAACCTGGCAGGGCAGGAGATGTTAGAACGATCGCCTTTGGGCTTGCGGGGCGACAAGGTGGATCTTGCCAGTAATCTGCATTTGCTGGCCTCGGACAGCCGGGCAATTGACCAAACCTATGAGGAACCTAAAATCAAACGTAGGCTAGTACATTATCAGGCAAATGAACTGCTGTGTACATTGGAGAATAACTTAAAACAGCGGCTTGTAGTGATTTTTAGGGTCAGCAATAATGATATTGCATTCCGCTATGGTATTCCGCAGGAGGGTGAGCCTGCAAATTTTCGGGTCGAGGAAGAAATGAGCGGCTTTAAATTTCCCGCTTCAACCACCACCTTTCTGACCGCGCAGGCTACACCGATGATCGGCTGGAAGAAAACAAAACCGAGCTATGAAGAAGCTTATGTACCGGATCAGGCGATGGGCGTACCTTCGCAATATGGCGTTGGTTACACTTTTCCGGCGCTGTTTCATGTCGGTTCCCGGGGTTGGGTACTACTTTCGGAAACTGGATCGAATGGCAGTTACTGTGGCACCAAGCTCAGCGAAGGCACAAAATCGGGTTTTTATAAAATTGCCTTTCCCGAGCAAGGTGAAAATAATGGCATTGGCGACCGGGGGCCAACGCTGGTGCTACCGGGCTTTACACCATGGCGCACAATCACTGTGGGCAATACGTTAAAACCTATTGTGGAAACCACGGTTCCTTTTGATGTGGTCGAACCACAGTACGCCGCAAGTAAGCCTTATACCTTTGGACGCGCCACCTGGAGCTGGCTGGAGTGGCAGGACGGAAGTATCAATTTCGAAGATCAGAAGAAATTTATCGACCTTTCCGCTGCTTTGGGTTACGAATTTGTCCTGGTGGACAATTGGTGGGACAAGCAGATCGGGCACCATAAAATCGAAGAGCTTGTGGCCTATGGCCAAAAGAAAGCGGTGGGGCTCTGCCTTTGGTACAACTCCAACGGGTATTGGAACGACGCACCACAGACGCCTAAAAATCGGATGAATACGGCCATCGCGCGTAAAAAGGAAATGGCCTGGATGCAGTCCATTGGAATCAAGGGAATAAAAGTCGATTTTTTTGGTGGTGACAAACAGCAAACATTGCAGCTGTATGAAGATATTCTTGCTGATGCAAATGAGTATGGGCTGACCGTGATCTTCCATGGATGTACCTTGCCCCGTGGTTGGGAACGCATGTATCCTAACTTCGTGGGAAGTGAAGCGGTATTGGCCTCTGAGAACCTCATCTTTACACAGGATGCCAACGATAACGAAGCTTTCAATGCGACTTTGCACCCCTTTATACGCAATGCTGTAGGGGCAATGGATTTTGGCCCTGTGCTGCTCAACAAACGGCATAATCGTGAAAACAATGGCGGGACAATCCGTAAGACTACGGAAACATTTCAGCTGGCAACGGCGGTGTTGTTCCAGACTCCGGTACAAAATTTTGGGTTGACACCCAACAATCTACTGGATATGCCCACGCATGTCATAGACTTTATGAAGCAGGTTCCCACTGTTTGGGATGAGACGCGGTTTGTGGATGGTTATCCCGGAAAATATGTGGTGCTGGCGAGACGCAAAAAAGAGCAGTGGTATATCGCTGCAGTGAATGCCGAAGGGAAGGAAAAGACTATTGAGGTGGCTCTGCCGATGCTTTCTGAAAAAGTTGTGCAATACATCGGGGATAATAAGTCGCGCGGGTCGGAGCAGAAAACGATACGCCTAAGTCGCGAGAAAACAGTCAGATTGACCTTACAATCGGGCGGTGGGGCCTTATTGTACGGAAAATAG
- a CDS encoding glycoside hydrolase family 43 protein produces the protein MKDIVTLLIPLLVAATITATAQTATTESLPVGKKLEPGERYHFVAQGNPIIKHHYTADPAALVKGDTLWLFAGHDLAGGQKGYKMKDWLVYSTTDMKNWVEYPVPMKISDFAWAKSGDAFAGHAVERNGKYYWYISTNWSGIGVAMADRPEGPYRDALGKPLLTNKDCFASTHAWACIDPAVHIDNDGQAWIFWGNRECYYAKLKDNMLEIDGEVKQLKFDGLEFTEAPWLHQYQGKYYLSYATGFPEKIAYAMADHIAGPYTYKGLLNEIAGNSNTNHQAIVNFKDQWYFIYHNGGINTDGGSYSRSICIDTLEYRADGTIKRINMTSEGPFNEMD, from the coding sequence ATGAAAGATATTGTTACTCTGCTTATTCCCTTGCTGGTGGCTGCGACAATAACAGCCACCGCGCAAACTGCTACGACTGAATCCTTGCCTGTCGGGAAAAAACTGGAACCGGGGGAGAGGTATCACTTTGTGGCGCAGGGAAACCCCATCATCAAGCATCATTATACCGCTGATCCCGCGGCGCTGGTCAAAGGTGATACACTGTGGCTTTTTGCAGGGCATGACTTGGCGGGTGGGCAGAAAGGCTATAAGATGAAAGATTGGTTGGTATACTCAACTACGGATATGAAAAATTGGGTTGAATACCCTGTACCCATGAAAATTTCGGATTTCGCCTGGGCCAAAAGTGGCGATGCTTTTGCTGGGCATGCCGTGGAGCGTAACGGTAAATATTACTGGTACATCAGTACCAATTGGTCGGGCATCGGCGTTGCTATGGCCGACCGGCCTGAAGGACCTTACCGGGATGCACTGGGGAAACCGCTCCTGACCAACAAGGATTGTTTTGCCTCCACCCATGCCTGGGCCTGCATTGATCCCGCAGTACATATAGACAATGACGGGCAGGCCTGGATATTCTGGGGCAATCGCGAATGTTATTATGCCAAACTGAAAGATAATATGCTGGAAATTGACGGAGAGGTCAAACAGCTTAAGTTCGATGGCTTAGAATTTACCGAAGCGCCTTGGCTGCATCAATATCAAGGTAAATACTACCTGAGTTATGCAACGGGATTCCCCGAGAAAATTGCTTATGCCATGGCTGACCATATCGCAGGACCATATACCTACAAAGGCCTGTTAAACGAGATTGCCGGAAATAGCAATACGAACCACCAGGCCATTGTCAACTTTAAGGATCAATGGTATTTTATCTACCATAATGGGGGCATCAATACGGATGGAGGGAGCTATAGCCGATCGATCTGTATTGACACCCTGGAATATCGTGCCGATGGTACCATAAAACGGATCAATATGACAAGCGAAGGACCTTTTAATGAAATGGATTGA
- a CDS encoding alpha-L-arabinofuranosidase C-terminal domain-containing protein, which produces MKKKISMLLLVTGLAASASAQLPVELNIQLDKPNGKISPHMWGVFFEDINLGADGGIYAELVKNRSFEFDNPWMGWIKLEHASTEGAYLLLNDQQRKGNKRYIRLTNSAASKLGLQNEGFRGMGIKAGATYEFSLQHRSNSSTMNIHVALLDEGDQLIAEAQRPLHATAAWTETALRLQATATTGKAKLKIWFTGEGTVDVDMLSLFPLDTWKGRPKGLRKDMVQMLADMKPGFIRFPGGCIVEGRDLANRFQWKKTVGPIDERELIINRWNTEFSHRLTPDYFQTFGLGFYEYFLLAEDIGAAPVPILNCGMACQFNSGELVPMDQLDEYVQDALDLIEFANGSTATKWGKLRADMGHPQPFKLKMIGVGNENWGPQYIERLAVFKKALNAKHPEIAIIASSGTDPEGERFEFLDDKLRAMNIDIIDEHYYRPPSWFLSSASRYDNYDRKGAKIFAGEYASHTTRPNGPGKSTWEAALSEAAFMTGLERNGDVVEMASYAPLFGHVDGWQWSPDLIWVDNLQVYGTPSYQVQKLYSTHKGSDIISVNRDGQPVAGRDSLYASAVYDQNTKELLIKIINYNSKPMPLRFAIATDRKFAQVAQKISLASKDLNVSNSIEEPLNIQPKQTDIRFKGKTLTDSLAPYSFTLIKLQTK; this is translated from the coding sequence ATGAAAAAAAAGATTTCAATGTTGCTCTTGGTAACGGGCCTGGCGGCTTCGGCAAGCGCACAGTTGCCGGTTGAATTGAATATACAACTGGATAAACCCAACGGCAAGATATCACCGCATATGTGGGGTGTGTTTTTTGAAGATATCAACCTGGGGGCGGATGGTGGGATCTATGCCGAGCTGGTCAAAAATAGATCCTTTGAATTTGACAACCCCTGGATGGGCTGGATAAAACTGGAACATGCTTCTACTGAGGGGGCTTACCTCTTGCTTAATGATCAGCAACGCAAAGGCAATAAGCGGTATATAAGATTAACGAATAGTGCTGCCAGCAAGCTGGGTTTACAAAATGAAGGCTTTCGGGGCATGGGCATCAAGGCGGGTGCTACGTATGAATTCAGTCTGCAGCATAGAAGCAATAGCTCCACCATGAATATCCATGTGGCATTGCTGGACGAAGGCGACCAGCTGATCGCTGAAGCGCAAAGGCCCTTGCATGCGACAGCAGCATGGACCGAGACTGCACTGAGACTGCAGGCTACGGCCACGACGGGTAAAGCAAAACTGAAGATATGGTTTACGGGTGAGGGGACGGTAGATGTCGATATGCTATCGCTATTTCCACTCGATACCTGGAAGGGGCGGCCGAAGGGACTGCGTAAAGATATGGTACAGATGCTAGCGGATATGAAGCCTGGGTTTATCCGCTTCCCCGGCGGCTGTATTGTCGAGGGAAGGGATCTGGCCAACAGGTTCCAGTGGAAAAAAACCGTGGGTCCAATTGATGAACGCGAATTGATCATCAATCGCTGGAACACGGAATTTAGCCACCGTTTGACGCCGGACTATTTTCAGACATTTGGACTTGGATTTTATGAGTATTTCTTATTGGCTGAAGATATTGGTGCGGCCCCGGTTCCGATTCTCAATTGCGGCATGGCCTGTCAGTTCAACAGTGGCGAACTGGTGCCGATGGACCAACTCGACGAATATGTACAGGATGCGCTGGATCTGATTGAATTTGCAAATGGATCAACAGCGACCAAATGGGGTAAACTACGTGCGGATATGGGCCATCCCCAACCGTTTAAGCTCAAGATGATCGGTGTAGGCAACGAAAACTGGGGTCCTCAATATATTGAACGGCTAGCAGTCTTCAAGAAAGCGTTAAATGCAAAGCATCCCGAAATCGCGATTATAGCAAGTTCAGGGACGGATCCTGAAGGTGAGCGTTTTGAATTTCTTGACGACAAGCTGCGGGCGATGAATATTGACATCATCGATGAACATTACTACCGACCACCATCCTGGTTCCTGTCCAGTGCCAGCCGTTATGACAATTATGATCGCAAGGGTGCTAAGATTTTCGCAGGTGAATATGCCTCACATACCACAAGACCCAATGGTCCCGGAAAAAGCACCTGGGAGGCTGCGCTTTCCGAAGCGGCATTTATGACTGGCCTTGAACGCAACGGCGATGTTGTTGAGATGGCATCTTATGCGCCCTTATTCGGACATGTGGATGGCTGGCAATGGTCACCGGATTTGATCTGGGTGGATAATCTTCAGGTTTACGGAACACCTAGCTATCAGGTGCAGAAATTATATTCTACGCATAAAGGTTCGGATATTATTTCGGTCAATAGGGATGGCCAGCCGGTTGCCGGAAGGGATAGTTTGTACGCTTCTGCGGTATACGACCAAAATACAAAGGAACTGCTGATCAAAATAATCAATTACAATAGCAAGCCGATGCCTTTGCGTTTTGCCATTGCGACCGACAGAAAATTTGCACAGGTTGCCCAGAAAATCAGCCTCGCCAGCAAGGATCTGAATGTCAGCAACAGCATAGAGGAGCCACTGAATATACAGCCAAAGCAAACAGATATTAGGTTTAAGGGCAAGACACTTACAGATAGTCTCGCTCCATATTCATTTACCCTGATTAAACTTCAAACCAAATAG
- a CDS encoding alpha-L-arabinofuranosidase C-terminal domain-containing protein, which produces MMKLNLKLGIAFMLISGVIHGQSSMKLERSAQEFTISRHIYGHFAEHLGRCIYDGFYVGEKNDSIPHANGVRTDVIQALKNLNIPNLRWPGGCFADTYHWKDGIGPKAQRPTMVNNWWGGVTEDNSFGTHDFLNMCELLGAEPYLAGNVGSGEVQELADWVQYVNFAGKSPMSDWRRKNGRQEPWKVKFWGVGNESWGCGGNMTVDYYTDIYRKYATFMSDWTNGGGLYRIASGANSADYNWTETLLKNIPGSLMKGMGLHHYAVINWDKKGSATDFSEAEYFKTMKSAWFMNELVEKNMAIMDKYDPKGNIDLIVDEWGGWYEVEPGTNPGFLYQQNTMRDAMIAGMTLNIFNNHARRVKMANLAQAVNVLQAVILTEGKSMVLTPTYHVMEMYKVHQDAKLIPITLQSTDFEFNDEKIPAVSASASQDAQGRVHISLVNIDPKKANRIRVDLGELKASKVTGRILHADKLQDYNSFKVPTKIVPTAYNKAKVQNGLVDIEIPAFSVIVLELN; this is translated from the coding sequence ATGATGAAACTAAATTTAAAACTAGGAATTGCTTTTATGCTGATCAGTGGAGTGATCCATGGGCAGAGTAGCATGAAGCTGGAACGTTCGGCGCAGGAATTCACGATCAGCAGACATATTTACGGCCATTTTGCCGAACACCTGGGACGCTGTATTTACGATGGATTTTATGTGGGGGAAAAGAATGATTCGATTCCGCATGCCAATGGCGTACGGACGGATGTCATCCAGGCCCTCAAGAACCTGAATATCCCCAACTTGCGTTGGCCCGGTGGCTGTTTTGCGGATACGTACCATTGGAAAGATGGAATCGGTCCTAAGGCGCAGCGTCCTACCATGGTGAATAATTGGTGGGGTGGCGTGACCGAGGACAATTCATTTGGCACCCATGATTTTCTGAACATGTGCGAGCTGCTCGGGGCTGAACCGTATCTGGCCGGAAATGTGGGCAGCGGCGAGGTGCAGGAGCTTGCCGACTGGGTGCAATATGTAAATTTTGCTGGCAAAAGTCCCATGTCGGACTGGCGGCGCAAGAATGGGCGCCAAGAACCCTGGAAGGTGAAATTCTGGGGGGTAGGAAATGAATCATGGGGCTGCGGTGGTAATATGACCGTGGATTACTATACGGATATCTACCGCAAGTATGCCACCTTTATGTCGGACTGGACCAATGGCGGCGGTTTGTACCGAATTGCCTCGGGTGCAAACAGTGCGGATTATAACTGGACGGAAACGCTCCTTAAAAATATTCCCGGTAGCTTGATGAAAGGGATGGGGCTGCATCATTATGCGGTGATCAATTGGGACAAAAAAGGTTCAGCAACAGATTTTTCGGAAGCGGAATATTTTAAAACCATGAAGTCCGCCTGGTTTATGAATGAACTGGTCGAGAAGAATATGGCCATCATGGACAAATATGATCCCAAAGGAAATATTGATCTGATCGTGGATGAATGGGGTGGCTGGTATGAAGTCGAACCGGGGACAAATCCGGGCTTTCTGTATCAACAAAATACCATGCGCGATGCCATGATTGCAGGAATGACCCTCAATATTTTCAATAATCACGCCCGACGTGTGAAAATGGCAAACCTCGCTCAAGCGGTCAATGTATTGCAGGCTGTGATCTTGACAGAAGGTAAAAGCATGGTGCTGACACCGACTTATCATGTCATGGAGATGTATAAGGTGCATCAGGATGCGAAATTGATCCCGATTACATTGCAATCGACAGATTTTGAATTTAACGACGAGAAAATTCCGGCGGTATCTGCGTCGGCATCACAGGATGCACAAGGGCGCGTACATATTTCCCTCGTGAATATTGATCCTAAAAAAGCAAACCGGATTCGTGTGGACCTGGGCGAACTAAAAGCTTCGAAAGTCACCGGAAGAATCTTGCACGCAGACAAGCTGCAGGATTACAACTCATTCAAGGTGCCAACAAAAATTGTACCCACGGCCTATAACAAGGCGAAGGTTCAAAATGGGCTTGTAGATATAGAGATCCCGGCATTTTCCGTGATTGTATTGGAGCTTAATTAA